The following coding sequences are from one Psychrobacter sp. AH5 window:
- a CDS encoding L,D-transpeptidase family protein has product MSFSYLTSRKTIFICLAMLTLMVIGVLSVSALAVAKDAAKTIPASVTIDKVYVDKSERVLKLLSGDKVIKTYHVALGDSPVGHKQQQGDERTPTGHYILDYKNENSIAHRSIHISYPNTTDKARAKELGVSPGGNIMIHGQMNGFSHLAWFNQQRDWTDGCIAVTNAEMDEIMAVYKAGMPIEIVE; this is encoded by the coding sequence ATGTCATTTTCTTATCTAACTTCCCGAAAAACCATATTTATCTGTTTGGCTATGCTGACACTTATGGTAATTGGTGTACTAAGTGTGAGTGCGCTAGCCGTTGCAAAGGACGCTGCTAAAACCATTCCTGCTAGTGTCACAATCGACAAAGTCTATGTCGATAAATCTGAGCGCGTATTAAAGCTATTGAGCGGCGACAAGGTAATCAAAACCTACCACGTTGCTTTAGGGGATAGTCCGGTCGGTCACAAGCAGCAACAAGGCGATGAGCGTACGCCTACTGGTCATTACATCCTTGATTATAAAAATGAGAACTCTATTGCTCATCGCTCCATTCATATCAGCTACCCCAATACTACTGACAAAGCCCGTGCCAAAGAGCTTGGCGTCAGTCCCGGCGGCAATATTATGATCCATGGTCAGATGAATGGTTTTAGTCATTTGGCATGGTTTAACCAGCAGCGCGACTGGACCGATGGCTGTATTGCCGTTACCAATGCTGAGATGGATGAGATTATGGCAGTTTATAAAGCGGGTATGCCTATTGAGATTGTCGAGTAG
- a CDS encoding AMP-binding protein: MTSTTFTSQNYYEYYNNFDMSSLLTEIFGDYPEDRLNAYMACCGRHIRAGQGNKIALVHEDTANNITRMSFAELDKASAQVANLLQSYGVKVGDQVATMLPRTPELLVIVLATWRIGAVYQPLFTAFGYDSIKYRMDKADTKIVFTNSENRSKFADLAKQAKMVLVGENEDQQWPDDDYHNSVAGQAQSFAPVELKTDAPFLQMFTSGTVGKSKGVSVPLAALPAFYLYMRYAIDLQESDNYWNMADPGWAYGLYYAITGPLLLGITTHFNEAGFDAADTRDFMLRHKITNLASSPTAFRMMKSSGVFQKPTDEHSDEHPSLRVANSAGETLNTEVVGWVESHLGCKVCDQYGQTETGMTCCEHHALEHKCPVGSMGLALPGHSLAVLGEEMQVLPDGEQGQLAVVVSQSPAFYFQGYSWNEKQAFFGDYYLTGDVVERHSDGTYWFSGRDDDIITTAGYRVGPTDVENSVMEHEAVAESAAVGIADEARGQIIKSFVVLKEGIVGSDEIAQQIKALVKERLSAHAYPREIEFVEALPKTPSGKIQRFLLRSLSEG; the protein is encoded by the coding sequence ATGACCTCTACCACCTTCACTTCCCAAAACTATTACGAGTATTATAATAATTTTGATATGTCGTCACTACTGACAGAGATATTTGGCGATTATCCTGAGGATCGTCTTAATGCCTACATGGCTTGTTGTGGCCGTCATATTCGAGCAGGACAAGGCAATAAAATAGCGCTAGTACATGAAGATACCGCCAATAACATTACTCGTATGAGTTTTGCTGAGCTTGATAAAGCCAGTGCTCAGGTGGCTAATCTATTGCAGTCTTATGGCGTAAAAGTAGGCGATCAAGTCGCTACGATGTTGCCTCGCACCCCTGAGCTATTGGTTATTGTGCTGGCAACTTGGCGCATTGGAGCAGTGTATCAGCCGCTATTCACCGCCTTTGGCTATGATTCGATTAAGTATCGCATGGATAAAGCTGATACTAAAATTGTCTTTACCAATAGTGAGAATCGTAGCAAATTTGCCGATTTAGCAAAGCAAGCAAAGATGGTATTGGTTGGAGAGAATGAAGATCAGCAGTGGCCTGACGATGATTATCATAATAGTGTCGCAGGCCAGGCGCAAAGCTTTGCGCCAGTAGAACTTAAGACTGATGCGCCGTTTTTGCAGATGTTTACCTCAGGCACCGTCGGCAAATCGAAAGGCGTCAGCGTACCTTTAGCCGCATTGCCAGCGTTCTATCTGTATATGCGTTATGCGATTGATTTACAGGAGTCGGATAACTATTGGAATATGGCCGATCCGGGCTGGGCTTATGGTCTTTATTATGCGATTACAGGGCCATTATTATTAGGTATCACTACTCACTTTAATGAAGCAGGCTTTGATGCTGCTGATACCCGCGACTTTATGCTGCGTCATAAAATTACCAATTTGGCCTCATCACCGACGGCTTTTCGTATGATGAAATCAAGCGGGGTTTTCCAAAAACCCACTGATGAGCATAGCGATGAGCACCCTTCGTTACGTGTCGCCAACTCTGCAGGCGAGACTTTGAACACCGAAGTCGTCGGCTGGGTTGAGAGTCATTTGGGCTGCAAAGTTTGCGATCAATACGGACAGACCGAGACGGGCATGACTTGCTGTGAGCATCATGCACTTGAGCATAAGTGTCCGGTAGGTTCGATGGGGTTGGCGCTGCCTGGTCATAGCTTGGCGGTCTTAGGTGAGGAGATGCAAGTACTCCCAGATGGCGAGCAGGGGCAGCTGGCGGTAGTGGTTAGTCAGTCGCCAGCCTTTTATTTCCAAGGTTATAGCTGGAATGAGAAGCAAGCCTTTTTTGGCGATTATTACCTGACAGGCGATGTGGTTGAGCGCCATAGCGATGGTACTTATTGGTTCTCAGGCCGCGACGATGATATTATTACTACCGCCGGATACCGCGTAGGGCCGACCGATGTCGAAAACAGTGTCATGGAGCATGAAGCGGTCGCTGAATCTGCGGCGGTGGGCATAGCTGATGAAGCGCGTGGCCAGATTATAAAATCCTTTGTGGTGCTCAAAGAGGGTATCGTAGGCAGTGATGAGATTGCACAGCAAATCAAAGCCTTGGTAAAAGAGCGACTATCGGCTCATGCTTATCCGCGTGAGATTGAGTTTGTTGAGGCTTTGCCCAAAACCCCAAGCGGCAAAATACAGCGCTTTTTATTACGCAGCTTGTCCGAAGGTTAA
- a CDS encoding SDR family NAD(P)-dependent oxidoreductase: MQIKDNSFLVTGGASGLGEAVVRAIAAQGGKVVIADLNEETGKALVSELGDKVRFVRCDVTSADEVQAAVDLAEQDFGGLQGSINCAGIAVVQKLLDRDNNPADLEAFTRGVTINQVGSFNVARLVASSIAKRVAANASTNTEQNADNGIIINTASIAAFDGQVGQASYASSKAGVVGMMLPLARELTRHGIRVMTIAPGVFATPMMESLPEKARTQLEGAVPYPKRLGVPNEFAKLVSHIIDNAYLNGEVIRLDGAIRMV, encoded by the coding sequence ATGCAAATTAAGGACAATAGCTTTTTGGTGACAGGCGGGGCGTCAGGGTTAGGAGAAGCAGTGGTTCGCGCTATTGCTGCGCAAGGCGGCAAGGTGGTTATCGCTGATCTTAATGAAGAGACGGGTAAGGCTTTGGTCAGCGAATTAGGGGACAAAGTGCGTTTTGTGCGCTGTGATGTCACTAGCGCTGATGAGGTGCAAGCGGCGGTAGACTTAGCGGAACAAGACTTTGGCGGACTTCAAGGCTCTATCAACTGCGCGGGTATAGCGGTGGTACAAAAGCTGTTAGATCGAGACAATAATCCCGCCGATTTAGAGGCTTTTACTCGCGGCGTCACTATCAATCAGGTCGGTTCATTCAATGTTGCGCGCTTGGTGGCCTCAAGTATCGCTAAGCGTGTCGCGGCTAATGCTAGCACGAACACGGAACAAAACGCGGATAATGGCATTATTATCAATACTGCCTCTATCGCCGCCTTCGATGGGCAAGTGGGGCAAGCCAGTTATGCCTCCTCCAAAGCGGGCGTGGTCGGGATGATGTTGCCGCTAGCGCGTGAGCTGACTCGTCATGGTATCCGCGTGATGACTATTGCCCCAGGCGTATTTGCGACGCCAATGATGGAGAGCTTACCGGAAAAAGCGCGTACGCAGTTAGAGGGTGCGGTTCCTTATCCTAAACGCTTAGGTGTCCCAAATGAGTTTGCCAAACTAGTAAGCCATATTATCGATAATGCTTATCTCAATGGTGAAGTCATTCGCTTAGATGGCGCGATTCGGATGGTATAG